Proteins from a genomic interval of Diospyros lotus cultivar Yz01 chromosome 6, ASM1463336v1, whole genome shotgun sequence:
- the LOC127803976 gene encoding probable pectinesterase/pectinesterase inhibitor 51 gives MYRRKLTKTPLALKLLLISMASLFFLALVSLLVLFSRSSAIHHHRSPTPRSPISGSKQPPLPPPPPEIQQACKATRHPDTCEASLVQSKRVPPNPDPTQIIQAAMSVSSQNLKTAQSMVQDILDSSAGNLNRSIAAKNCLEVLGNSEFRIQSTADALPRGRIKDARAWMSAALLYQYDCWSALKYANDTQLVNQTMAFSDSLIGLTSNALSMIMSYDIFGNEIGSWRPPMTERDGFWEGPSGAGGGLGFRGGLPAGLTADVTVCKPSGSGGGGKCSYRTVQEAVDAAPANLAGRRFVIGIKEGVFEETVRVPLEKKNLVFWGDGMGKTVITGSLNVGQPGISTYNTATVGVLGDGFMASGLTIQNTAGPDAHQAVAFRSDSDLSVIENCEFLGNQDTLYAHSLRQFYKSCRIEGNVDFIFGNSASIFQECTILVRPRQLKPEKGENNAVTAHGRTDPAQSTGFVFQNCLVNGTDDYMALYNKNPKVHKNFLGRPWKEYSRTVFVECNLEALITPQGWMPWSGDFALKTLYYGEYRNSGPGAASSGRVSWSSQIPADHVSMYSVQNFIQGDEWIPTSS, from the exons ATGTATCGCAGAAAGCTCACAAAGACACCTCTCGCTTTGAAGCTCCTCCTCATTTCCATGGCCTCCCTCTTCTTCCTCGCCCTCGTCTCTCTCCTCGTCCTCTTCTCTCGCTCCTCGGCAATCCATCACCACCGTTCACCCACGCCCCGATCCCCCATATCAGGATCCAAACAGCCCCCCCTTCCGCCGCCACCGCCGGAGATCCAGCAAGCGTGCAAGGCCACCAGGCACCCTGACACATGCGAGGCCTCGCTGGTTCAGTCCAAACGGGTCCCTCCCAACCCCGACCCGACCCAGATCATCCAGGCCGCAATGTCAGTCTCCTCCCAGAACCTTAAGACCGCCCAGTCCATGGTCCAGGACATCCTGGATTCGTCCGCAGGCAATCTCAACCGCTCCATCGCAGCAAAGAATTGCTTGGAGGTGCTCGGTAATTCCGAGTTCCGCATCCAATCGACGGCTGACGCGCTGCCACGCGGTAGGATCAAGGATGCCCGGGCGTGGATGAGCGCGGCTCTGCTGTACCAGTATGATTGCTGGTCCGCGTTGAAGTACGCCAACGATACCCAACTGGTCAACCAGACCATGGCCTTCTCGGATTCCTTGATTGGGCTAACCAGCAATGCACTTAGCATGATCATGTCGTACGATATATTTGGGAACGAAATTGGGTCGTGGAGGCCGCCCATGACGGAGCGGGACGGGTTCTGGGAAGGACCGAGTGGGGCCGGCGGAGGGTTGGGGTTCAGGGGCGGGTTGCCTGCGGGTCTAACGGCGGACGTTACGGTGTGTAAGCCAAGCGGCAGCGGGGGGGGAGGGAAGTGCAGTTACCGGACGGTGCAGGAGGCGGTGGACGCGGCGCCGGCTAACCTGGCGGGACGGCGGTTTGTGATAGGGATCAAGGAGGGGGTGTTCGAGGAGACCGTAAGGGTTCCGTTAGAGAAGAAGAATTTGGTGTTTTGGGGGGATGGCATGGGCAAAACCGTCATTACAGGCTCCTTGAACGTGGGCCAGCCCGGGATTTCCACGTACAATACAGCTACAGTTG GTGTTCTTGGCGATGGATTTATGGCGAGCGGTCTGACCATCCAGAACACAGCAGGGCCAGACGCTCATCAAGCAGTAGCCTTCCGATCAGACAGCGATCTGTCCGTTATCGAAAACTGCGAATTCCTCGGCAACCAAGACACTCTTTACGCCCATTCCCTGCGCCAGTTCTATAAATCGTGCCGCATCGAGGGCAATGTAGACTTCATCTTCGGCAATTCCGCTTCAATCTTCCAAGAATGCACCATCCTGGTTCGTCCCCGGCAGCTCAAGCCCGAAAAGGGCGAAAACAACGCCGTCACTGCCCACGGCCGGACCGACCCCGCCCAATCGACGGGGTTCGTCTTCCAAAACTGTTTGGTAAATGGGACAGATGATTACATGGCGTTGTATAACAAGAACCCAAAGGTGCACAAGAATTTTCTGGGGAGGCCATGGAAGGAGTATTCGAGAACGGTTTTCGTAGAGTGTAACCTGGAAGCCCTGATTACGCCGCAAGGGTGGATGCCGTGGAGCGGCGATTTCGCATTGAAGACGCTGTACTACGGAGAATACAGGAATTCAGGGCCGGGAGCAGCTTCGTCCGGGAGAGTTTCTTGGAGCAGCCAGATTCCAGCCGATCATGTTTCCATGTATTCGGTGCAGAATTTTATTCAAGGGGATGAATGGATTCCGACGTCTTCTTGA